The following coding sequences lie in one Leptospira inadai serovar Lyme str. 10 genomic window:
- a CDS encoding ArnT family glycosyltransferase — MKFRFDSVLFLLGLYFLFLILGLGSFPLIDWDENIYGAASKGMFLSRDFFRITVNQQLFTEKPPLYFWLAAISYSVFGLNEFGTRFPSVLSAVLAFGTIYFFGKRLRSSSFGILWALLYSSSLLPLVLARTAYIDHLFNTFIFLGAAGLCFYDIDTRKQTLGAWKWLVAASASMALAVLAKGPLGLGIPVVSFLAMRIFERRYKISLVDIALGATVFIGAVSIYYLTDYLLHGDEFLQGFLEFQRKLLTKSLESHTGPWFYHFIVALIGFFPWTPFLFAYISKDKREFLREEGIRQVSLLMIAWTAIVLIIFSIVQTKLPHYSSSIYFPLSFFTALVLERFGSELMLKKGITLSFLSFGFLLSVLFLGLAALANYLIRSGFSDEKVFPHFGLTDSIPGLILLTGILFAYFRGRNVRQAHLLGKFVFPVWITLLVFLISLSVTLAPKVIDLLQGKTLRLFDRVVQKEGGEVIFYKYLSFYPMFYRNQPIHIIGSYKFKDETDLLNHPPEGKKLFIIGNANSQTELIFLYPNRRFIPIETEGGLVLLQVL, encoded by the coding sequence TTGAAGTTCAGATTCGACTCCGTGCTCTTTTTACTGGGTTTATATTTTCTCTTTTTGATTTTAGGTTTAGGCTCGTTTCCCTTGATCGATTGGGACGAGAATATCTACGGGGCCGCATCCAAAGGGATGTTCTTATCGAGGGATTTTTTTAGAATCACGGTAAACCAGCAATTATTCACGGAAAAGCCGCCTTTGTATTTTTGGTTGGCCGCGATTTCTTATTCCGTTTTCGGGCTTAACGAATTCGGGACCCGATTTCCTTCCGTTTTGAGCGCGGTTTTAGCCTTCGGAACGATTTATTTTTTTGGGAAGCGGCTCCGATCCTCCTCGTTCGGAATTCTTTGGGCCCTTTTGTATTCTTCTTCTTTACTTCCCTTGGTTCTTGCAAGAACCGCGTACATCGACCACCTATTTAATACCTTCATCTTCTTAGGTGCTGCCGGACTTTGTTTCTATGATATTGATACAAGGAAGCAAACTCTAGGGGCTTGGAAATGGCTTGTCGCGGCTTCGGCGAGCATGGCCCTGGCGGTTCTGGCAAAGGGGCCTCTCGGTCTTGGCATTCCGGTCGTGTCCTTTCTCGCAATGAGAATCTTTGAGCGAAGGTACAAAATCTCGCTTGTGGATATTGCGCTCGGTGCAACGGTTTTTATCGGAGCCGTCTCGATCTACTATCTGACGGATTACCTTCTTCACGGCGATGAATTTCTACAGGGATTTTTGGAATTTCAACGGAAGTTGTTAACCAAGTCCCTAGAATCGCATACGGGTCCCTGGTTTTATCATTTCATCGTGGCGTTGATCGGCTTCTTCCCCTGGACTCCGTTTCTATTCGCATATATTTCCAAGGATAAGCGGGAATTTTTAAGAGAAGAGGGGATCCGTCAGGTTTCACTGCTCATGATTGCCTGGACTGCGATCGTACTTATCATATTTTCCATCGTCCAAACTAAGCTTCCCCATTATTCTTCTTCGATTTACTTTCCTCTGTCCTTTTTTACCGCCTTGGTCCTGGAAAGATTCGGTTCGGAACTCATGCTCAAAAAAGGGATTACTCTCTCCTTTCTTTCCTTCGGTTTTCTGTTAAGCGTCCTATTTTTAGGGCTCGCCGCCTTGGCGAATTATCTGATACGGTCCGGATTTTCCGATGAGAAAGTATTTCCCCATTTCGGATTAACCGATTCGATTCCGGGTTTAATTCTTCTAACGGGAATCCTATTCGCTTATTTTCGGGGTAGAAACGTCAGGCAAGCTCACTTATTGGGGAAATTCGTCTTTCCGGTTTGGATCACCTTGCTCGTATTCCTGATTTCTCTTTCGGTTACTCTGGCCCCGAAAGTAATCGATCTACTCCAAGGAAAAACATTACGATTATTTGATAGAGTCGTTCAAAAAGAAGGAGGAGAGGTCATCTTTTATAAATATCTTTCCTTTTATCCGATGTTTTACAGGAACCAACCTATCCATATCATCGGAAGCTATAAATTCAAGGACGAAACGGATCTATTGAATCATCCTCCGGAAGGAAAGAAGCTCTTTATCATCGGAAACGCGAATAGTCAAACTGAATTAATTTTTCTTTACCCGAATCGCAGATTTATCCCGATCGAAACGGAAGGCGGATTGGTATTATTGCAGGTATTATAG
- a CDS encoding glycosyltransferase family 2 protein, which produces MKDKRIAVIIPAYNEEITIRETILSFYKELPNAVFWVVDNNSKDKTNLIATETFKKHKIKGSVLFENRQGKANAVRKAFSLADADVYVMSDADTTYPADEVRKLTDELVKNELDMVVGDRLSRGDYGRENKRMFHSLGNQLVIRLINFLFSVKLRDAMSGYRVFSRKFVKNYPILASGFELEIEMTLHALDKRFAIREIPIQYKDRPSGSFSKLNTFRDGYRVVNNILWIFKDYKPMHFFGFLSVIAFIAAIASGSQAVWDYWKYKYVYHVPLAILATGLMIASILNFSIGLILHTVAKIQRFNFELQLLKYKEE; this is translated from the coding sequence ATGAAAGACAAGCGTATAGCGGTGATTATTCCCGCTTACAACGAAGAGATCACGATTCGCGAAACGATTCTCTCCTTTTACAAAGAATTACCGAATGCCGTTTTTTGGGTGGTGGATAATAACTCCAAAGATAAAACGAATCTGATCGCGACGGAAACATTTAAGAAACATAAAATTAAAGGTTCCGTCTTATTCGAAAATAGACAGGGAAAAGCGAATGCGGTCCGAAAGGCGTTTTCGCTGGCGGATGCGGACGTTTACGTGATGTCCGATGCGGACACGACGTACCCCGCCGACGAAGTTCGGAAATTGACGGATGAATTAGTTAAGAACGAACTGGACATGGTGGTCGGCGACCGATTAAGCCGGGGCGATTATGGTCGGGAGAATAAGAGGATGTTCCATTCTCTAGGAAATCAGCTCGTCATTCGGCTGATCAATTTTCTTTTTAGCGTGAAATTGCGGGATGCAATGAGCGGGTATCGCGTATTTTCCAGAAAGTTCGTTAAGAATTATCCGATTTTGGCTTCCGGTTTCGAACTGGAAATTGAAATGACCCTGCATGCCTTAGATAAGAGGTTTGCGATTCGCGAGATTCCAATCCAATACAAAGATAGGCCGTCCGGTAGTTTTTCGAAATTGAATACGTTTCGAGACGGCTACAGAGTCGTAAATAATATTCTCTGGATTTTTAAAGATTATAAACCGATGCATTTTTTCGGTTTCCTCTCGGTTATTGCGTTTATAGCCGCAATTGCGTCCGGAAGCCAAGCGGTATGGGATTATTGGAAATACAAATACGTATATCACGTACCTCTCGCCATTTTAGCCACCGGTTTAATGATCGCATCCATACTGAATTTTTCGATCGGTTTAATCCTTCATACCGTCGCGAAAATTCAACGATTCAATTTCGAACTTCAATTATTGAAATATAAAGAAGAGTAG
- a CDS encoding TolC family protein, which yields MSGLRIFSNIIIFLVSLPIFSETKRLEEILEILAKEHPEAKSLAGVSHAHKSHSDASGILPDPKIGFAYRNYPTRNGYSLNGNRALDTPTMTGMEFSVSQEFPFPGKLGTEKRISKIMESEATLGYQVGVNRMLGDFFIRLNRFQRIEKKKQINGRILDLLNAQKSIAEGYYSAGSVPLTGALKASIAKTDALEKEAEYNTNLKDLTSQLEYYKVLDRVSLSDLFRINLDSFLEESLQRLNTLAISGVATVEETPDYKILLAEEKRLKEQTKLTKYSLAPQTEVFFSYMKRKPQTFALDSGPLNYSLMDTTEYRGDLFSFGVNMRVPVWSALKWNSITGETEHLAEVGKDSVDKTRAQMVSEINRGIEVIRGTSNQIQIIEKKLIPEMEKAARASASLYAPGKANLQDTLLAQTEVLNAKIRLEDLRERKNESILNMLKLLSIIYQDQKVPQHEKHQPDVTLGRGRE from the coding sequence ATGAGCGGTCTACGCATATTTTCTAATATTATCATTTTCCTAGTTTCACTTCCGATCTTCTCGGAGACGAAACGACTAGAAGAAATTCTTGAGATTCTTGCCAAGGAGCATCCCGAAGCAAAATCTTTGGCCGGAGTTTCGCATGCGCATAAATCGCATTCGGATGCCTCCGGCATTCTCCCCGATCCGAAGATAGGATTTGCATACCGAAATTATCCGACTCGGAACGGCTACTCGCTTAACGGAAATCGGGCCTTGGATACGCCCACGATGACGGGGATGGAATTCTCCGTTTCCCAGGAATTTCCCTTTCCCGGAAAATTGGGAACCGAAAAGAGGATCTCAAAAATTATGGAGAGCGAGGCGACTCTCGGTTATCAGGTCGGAGTCAATCGAATGCTGGGGGATTTTTTTATTCGTTTGAATCGTTTTCAACGGATCGAAAAGAAAAAGCAGATCAACGGCAGAATTTTGGATCTGCTCAACGCGCAAAAATCCATTGCCGAAGGATATTATTCCGCGGGAAGCGTGCCTTTAACCGGAGCCTTGAAAGCTTCGATCGCAAAGACGGATGCGTTAGAGAAGGAAGCGGAGTATAATACAAATTTAAAGGATTTAACCTCTCAGCTCGAATACTATAAGGTGTTGGATCGAGTCTCTCTCTCGGATTTATTTCGGATCAATTTGGATTCGTTTTTAGAAGAGAGTCTTCAGAGATTGAATACACTGGCGATTTCCGGCGTTGCTACGGTGGAAGAAACTCCCGATTATAAAATTTTGCTAGCGGAAGAGAAAAGACTGAAAGAGCAGACTAAATTGACGAAATATTCCCTGGCTCCGCAGACGGAGGTTTTTTTTTCATACATGAAGAGAAAACCTCAAACGTTCGCCTTGGACTCCGGCCCATTAAACTATAGTTTAATGGATACCACCGAGTATAGAGGAGATTTATTCAGCTTCGGCGTCAATATGCGCGTTCCTGTCTGGTCGGCTTTAAAGTGGAACTCCATAACCGGAGAAACGGAACATTTGGCGGAAGTAGGAAAAGACTCGGTAGACAAGACTCGGGCGCAAATGGTCTCCGAAATCAATCGGGGTATCGAGGTCATCCGAGGAACTTCCAATCAAATTCAAATCATCGAGAAGAAATTGATTCCGGAAATGGAAAAGGCGGCCAGAGCCAGTGCCTCTCTTTACGCTCCCGGCAAAGCCAATCTCCAGGACACTCTTCTTGCCCAGACGGAAGTGCTGAATGCGAAGATCAGATTGGAAGATCTGCGCGAGCGTAAAAATGAAAGCATCTTAAATATGCTCAAACTTCTTAGCATAATTTACCAGGATCAGAAAGTTCCTCAGCACGAAAAGCATCAGCCTGACGTTACGTTAGGCAGAGGTCGCGAATGA
- a CDS encoding efflux RND transporter periplasmic adaptor subunit codes for MQDFRYTKYSKKVVVFTGLISLFLILVACGKKKEIYYCPMHPTYISDRPGTCPICGMDLVKKEADPSRQSHSKNTKTTESSNNETDHNPSHEKSDNSHQEETTSEIVLSAEKQQSIGIKTDLVLRRNLTKRLSAYSNVAYDPDLYAALTEYKEALRTSEVISEAGSSISLTNLQMRLRQLGLSTDQIRVWSSRQRDPSELILGGKAGRAHIYSQIYESDLSTAKVGLPFIFKTDVYPNKEFKGKIKSIDTILDKNSRTLRLRSEVSDPQHLLKPQMFGEARIEVSLPSILTLPTSAILDTGMRKMAYIQTGPERFRPVEIQTGRTVDSWTEVISGVKEGERVVAESTFLIDSEAKIRFGNNAHNH; via the coding sequence ATGCAAGATTTTCGATATACTAAATATTCGAAGAAAGTCGTCGTTTTTACGGGGCTCATTTCATTATTCCTTATACTGGTCGCCTGCGGAAAGAAAAAGGAAATATATTATTGCCCGATGCATCCGACTTACATTTCGGACCGTCCCGGGACATGTCCGATCTGCGGGATGGATTTGGTAAAAAAAGAGGCCGATCCATCCCGCCAAAGTCATTCGAAAAATACCAAAACTACGGAATCATCGAACAACGAAACGGATCATAATCCGTCTCATGAAAAGAGCGATAATTCCCATCAGGAAGAAACGACCTCCGAAATAGTTCTCTCCGCCGAAAAACAACAATCTATCGGCATTAAGACCGATTTGGTACTTCGCAGAAACTTGACGAAGAGGCTAAGCGCTTATTCGAACGTCGCCTATGACCCGGATCTGTACGCAGCTCTTACCGAATATAAGGAGGCTCTACGAACTTCGGAGGTTATATCCGAGGCAGGCTCCTCGATCAGCTTGACGAATCTACAGATGCGCCTTAGACAATTGGGTCTGTCCACGGATCAAATTCGTGTTTGGTCCTCTCGACAGAGAGATCCTTCCGAATTGATCTTAGGCGGGAAGGCCGGACGAGCTCATATTTATTCTCAAATTTATGAATCGGATCTTTCGACGGCCAAAGTGGGATTACCGTTTATTTTCAAGACGGACGTTTATCCCAATAAGGAATTCAAAGGTAAAATCAAAAGTATCGATACGATTCTGGATAAAAATAGTAGAACATTAAGACTGCGAAGCGAAGTGTCGGATCCTCAGCACCTTTTAAAACCGCAGATGTTCGGTGAAGCCAGAATCGAAGTGTCGCTTCCTTCCATCCTAACCTTACCGACTTCTGCGATTCTGGATACCGGAATGCGTAAGATGGCTTATATTCAGACCGGTCCGGAACGGTTTCGACCGGTCGAGATTCAAACAGGTAGGACCGTCGATTCCTGGACCG